From the genome of Metarhizium brunneum chromosome 4, complete sequence, one region includes:
- the LAE1_4 gene encoding Secondary metabolism regulator LAE1 produces MNKKDDLQSSAATSSADRTDQIAADPSFQDDGDSALGDDIAPSTSSIASTILEYRKLHGRTYHNYKDVEYWGPNDEQQNDGLDLNHHKLYLAFDNKLFFAPLRNPQKVLDVGTGTGIWATDFATEFPEAEVIGTDLSPTLPNWVPPNCVFELDDASQEWTFPDNTFDYIHIRFMAGCFKDWTRLYSECFRCLKPGGWLEHQECGFRVVSDDGSLPPDNAFNEAADLFAETGRRSGHTTEVIDDDNWIRWMEDAGFRDVQKKAIKTPMGEWPADKKWKEVGLFNRITTETALEGYFLYKLTRVMDWEYAEVQSWLARVREALRNKAYHGYSTW; encoded by the exons ATGAACAAAAAAGATGATTTGCAGTCATCTGCGGCAACTTCAAGCGCCGACCGCACTGACCAAATTGCAGCC GATCCCAGTTTCCAGGACGATGGTGATTCAGCTCTGGGTGATGACAT TGCCCCTTCCACATCCTCCATCGCGTCGACCATTCTCGAGTATCGCAAGCTCCATGGACGGACGTACCATAACTACAAGGACGTCGAGTATTG GGGCCCAAATGACGAGCAGCAGAACGACGGTCTCGATCTAAA CCACCACAAGTTATATCTCGCCTTTGACAACAAACTGTTCTTTGCGCCACTGCGCAACCCGCAAAAGGTTCTAGACGTAGGCACAGGAACAGGCATTTGGGCCAC TGATTTCGCAACCGAGTTCCCCGAAGCCGAGGTAATCGGGACTGATCTCTCGCCGACGCTGCCTAACTGGGTGCCGCCAAACTGCGTCTTTGAACTGGACGATGCATCGCAGGAGTGGACATTCCCAGACAACACCTTCGATTACATACATATCCGCTTCATGGCAGGATGCTTCAAAGACTGGACAAGGTTGTACAGTGAATGCTTTCGGTGTCTCAAGCCAGGCGGCTGGCTGGAGCACCAAGAATGCGGATTCCGAGTCGTATCAGACGACGGGTCCCTGCCGCCTGATAACGCCTTCAACGAGGCGGCAGATCTATTTGCCGAGACGGGCAGGAGGTCAGGCCACACTACTGAAGTaatcgacgacgacaattGGATCAGGTGGATGGAGGACGCTGGGTTCCGCGATGTGCAGAAAAAGGCTATCAAGACGCCCATGGGTGAGTGGCCGGCGGATAAAAAGTGGAAGGAGGTAGGGCTGTTCAATAGAATAACTACCGAGACGGCGCTGGAAGGCTACTTTCTGTACAAGTTGACCCGGGTCATGGATTGGGAGTATGCCGAGGTGCAGTCGTGGCTGGCAAGAGTCCGTGAGGCGTTGAGGAATAAGGCTTACCATGGCTATTCTACGTGGTGA
- the ktnD gene encoding FAD-binding monooxygenase ktnD: MLTLPLSKVWSHLYSFPFDPHPDWTREYPGQEEILSYLIRVAQKWGLYQYICFNTEVEATTWSDSTHQWETSLKVLGGKAAEYAASYTVTSDFAISAVGQLNVPGYPNITGLDFLQDRMMYSARWDPNYDLKGKKVATIGNGATAAQILPEIVNIAQGVTVFQRSPNWIIPSADKPISETMRAIYRHAPGVRRRYRASLTDIHETLYESIVDVASLVNDLARQLRLDMMNKQIPDNAASKRKLSPTTHPVASPSSSRTITSPPYVGTTARFRRTSLTTYLPRVSRAWGRSRLPGHDG, from the coding sequence ATGCTAACTCTACCGCTTTCCAAAGTATGGAGCCATTTGTACTCCTTCCCATTTGATCCGCATCCAGACTGGACTCGAGAATACCCAGGACAGGAAGAAATCCTCTCGTACCTGATTCGGGTAGCCCAGAAATGGGGTCTCTACCAATACATCTGCTTCAACACTGAAGTGGAAGCCACAACGTGGAGTGACTCTACTCACCAATGGGAGACGTCTCTCAAAGTCCTTGGCGGGAAAGCTGCCGAATATGCGGCGTCCTACACCGTCACAAGCGACTTTGCCATATCGGCAGTCGGCCAGTTGAACGTACCAGGATATCCAAACATCACCGGACTAGATTTCTTACAGGACAGAATGATGTACTCGGCGCGGTGGGATCCAAATTATGACTTGAAGGGCAAAAAGGTAGCCACGATTGGCAACGGCGCGACCGCAGCGCAGATCCTACCAGAAATCGTCAACATTGCCCAGGGCGTCACCGTCTTCCAGCGATCGCCAAACTGGATCATTCCATCAGCCGACAAGCCTATTAGCGAAACAATGCGAGCGATATACAGACATGCTCCTGGTGTTCGCAGACGGTACCGTGCTTCGCTCACGGATATCCACGAGACCCTGTATGAGTCCATAGTTGACGTCGCCTCCCTGGTGAATGACTTGGCAAGGCAGCTGCGTCTCGATATGATGAACAAGCAAATTCCAGATAATGCGGCCTCGAAGAGGAAACTGAGCCCGACTACGCACCCGGTTGCAAGCCCGTCATCATCTCGGACGATTACTTCCCCGCCATACGTCGGGACAACGGCACGCTTCAGACGAACCTCATTGACAACATATCTCCCGCGGGTATCACGAGCGTGGGGACGCTCGCGCCTACCTGGGCATGACGGTTGA
- the spk-1_2 gene encoding Serine/threonine-protein kinase spk-1 — MSTFVVNKCIRKPASVRLVALPEIYQVLPSQGFTIHHHSYVHLRADHTRSVENYTTGGYHPTQIGDIYRDRYEVIDKLGYGGWSTVWLAHDFRKKQYVALKVGIADSLPHEVTALHALGKQTTVPGSAAIPRVLDEFRIEGPNGSHPCYTTAPALCNLRESSFSRLFRLDVARTLAYELTLAVAYVHSRGYVHGDIHLRNVLVSAQKDFNQLSVAQFRKEYGEPDSYPVRRVDGHPLTPNVPPRAVVPLCIEKKAPEFTLQDAHILLSDFGESFAPAEEPRLAKDCHTPVDFRPPEAHFEPNTPLSFSADVWSLATAIWDILGMQALFSSAFYSNAQVMCQIVDALGPLPSDWFEKWEDREDFFDAKGKPKPGRHVWPKIQGAFENTVQKYRRDDNMGEYCEEETAAILDMIVQMLRYRPEERPTVQQVLQSDWMVKWARADYNGVIGASIPFEH, encoded by the exons ATGAGCACCTTTGTCGTCAATAAATGCATTCGAAAACCCGCTTCAGTGCGCTTAGTGGCGCTGCCCGAAATTTATCAAGTTTTGCCCAGCCAAGGCTTCACCATTCACCATCACTCCTACGTGCATTTACGCGCCGACCATACGCGATCAGTCG AAAACTACACAACTGGCGGTTACCACCCTACACAAATTGGAGACATCTATCGCGATCGATATGAAGTGATAGACAAACTGGGCTATGGAGGGTGGTCAACCGTTTGGCTGGCACACGACTTTCGGAAGAAGCAGTACGTTGCCTTGAAGGTGGGCATTGCAGACTCCTTGCCCCATGAAGTCACGGCTCTTCATGCCCTTGGCAAGCAGACAACGGTTCCAGGCTCCGCGGCCATTCCACGGGTGTTGGATGAGTTCCGGATCGAAGGCCCCAACGGCTCCCACCCTTGCTATACCACAGCTCCTGCGCTCTGCAACCTTCGGGAGAGCTCATTCAGCCGTTTGTTTCGCCTTGACGTTGCTCGTACCCTAGCTTACGAGCTCACTCTTGCCGTTGCCTACGTGCATTCAAGAGGCTATGTCCACGGAG ACATCCATCTGCGTAATGTGCTGGTTAGTGCGCAAAAGGACTTCAATCAGCTGTCCGTTGCACAATTTCGCAAGGAATACGGCGAACCCGATTCATACCCCGTCAGACGAGTAGATGGACATCCTCTCACCCCTAATGTGCCCCCAAGAGCGGTAGTGCCACTTTGCatagaaaaaaaagccccTGAGTTTACGCTACAAGACGCACATATACTCCTGAGCGACTTTGGAGAGTCGTTTGCTCCGGCAGAAGAGCCTCGTCTGGCGAAAGACTGCCATACACCAGTGGATTTTCGACCCCCGGAAGCTCATTTTGAACCGAATACCCCCCTTTCCTTCTCCGCAGACGTTTGGAGTCTCGCAACTGCCATCTGGGATATTCTAGGTATGCAAGCCCTTTTCAGTAGCGCCTTTTATTCAAATGCGCAGGTCATGTGTCAGATCGTCGACGCCTTGGGGCCATTGCCTTCCGACTGGTTCGAAAAGTGGGAAGATCGAGAGGACTTCTTTGATGCCAAGGGAAAACCAAAACCCGGCCGGCATGTATGGCCGAAAATACAAGGAGCCTTCGAAAACACCGTGCAAAAGTACCGACGGGATGATAATATGGGCGAATATTGCGAAGAGGAAACAGCGGCCATCTTGGACATGATCGTGCAAATGCTCAGATATAGACCTGAAGAGCGGCCGACCGTACAGCAAGTTCTACAATCGGACTGGATGGTGAAGTGGGCGCGCGCAGATTACAACGGCGTCATCGGTGCCTCCATACCTTTTGAGCATTGA
- the TRI4_2 gene encoding Cytochrome P450 monooxygenase TRI4, whose translation MIHDVLRLWVVAVILVTWLGLKSAYRLFFHPLAGIPGPKITACTQLYEFFYNVVRPGKFLFKIEEMHQQYGPLVRINPREVHISDPSFYDEIYASSRRTRDKDPKFVPTYALPDSMVATVDHELHRFRRSILKGFFSRHSVLELSEVINERVQKLMQRLREFQRNQSVLCLDDAFAALTSDIITSYCCGKHGGFLEDEYFRNDIRRATADAMELGHICRFCPWLVYALRILPPRAIATLMPGKAAVFEFLASLLDDPGTAMHEKTSPTPTTSSQLTRKTMVAALADPSIPLKERSYNRLRDETFAIIAAGTETTARVWTVAAYHLARDEDLRDTLRAELKRVMPTLDARPTWPELEKLPYMSGVVDESLRLSYGLTGRLPRVAPTEALKYKDYVIPSGTPISSSSYILHRDASIFPDPERFDPERWVKAAQNGDNLKKYLTSFTRGSRACIGINLAYMELFLTVAHLVRRFDMELYDTEAEDVRIVRDMNMGYTRRGNLRVYAKLSLAEG comes from the exons ATGATTCATGACGTGCTTCGCCTCTGGGTCGTTGCCGTCATTTTGGTCACATGGCTTGGCCTCAAATCCGCATATCGCCTGTTCTTTCACCCCTTGGCCGGGATTCCTGGCCCGAAAATAACAGCATGCACACAGTTGTACGAGTTCTTCTATAATGTGGTCCGACCGGGTAAATTCCTGTTCAAAATTGAAGAGATGCACCAGCAATACG GCCCCCTTGTTCGCATCAACCCCCGCGAGGTTCATATTAGCGACCCGTCCTTCTACGATGAAATCTATGCTTCGAGTCGCCGAACGCGTGACAAAGATCCCAAGTTTGTGCCTACATACGCGCTGCCCGACTCCATGGTGGCCACTGTTGATCACGAACTGCACCGCTTTCGACGGAGTATTTTGAAAGGCTTCTTTTCTAGGCACTCTGTCCTGGAACTCTCTGAAGTTATCAACGAACGCGTGCAAAAACTTATGCAGCGATTGCGGGAATTTCAGAGGAACCAATCTGTGCTATGCCTCGATGATGCTTTCGCAGCACTAACCTCGGACATCATCACGTCTTACTGCTGCGGAAAGCACGGGGGCTTCTTAGAGGATGAATATTTTCGCAATGATATTCGTCGTGCTACTGCGGATGCCATGGAGTTAGGACATATTTGCCGGTTTTGCCCCTGGCTGGTGTATGCACTGCGCATCCTTCCACCTCGAGCCATCGCCACCCTCATGCCAGGAAAAGCAGCAGTATTCGAGTTCCTAGCCTCGCTCTTGGACGACCCAGGCACGGCTATGCATGAAAAAACGTCACCTACTCCAACGACAAGCTCCCAGCTGACAAGGAAAACTATGGTCGCCGCCTTGGCGGATCCTAGTATTCCACTGAAGGAACGAAGCTATAACCGACTGCGCGATGAAACGTTTGCCATTATTGCCGCTGGGACAGAAACGACGGCTCGTGTTTGGACGGTTGCCGCTTACCATCTCGCCCGGGACGAGGACCTTCGAGACACGCTGCGAGCGGAATTGAAGAGGGTGATGCCCACGCTGGATGCGAGGCCGACTTGGCCTGAGCTTGAAAAGTTGCCCTACATG AGcggcgttgttgatgaaTCCTTACGCCTATCGTATGGATTGACAGGACGGCTGCCCCGTGTTGCGCCGACAGAGGCTCTAAAATACAAAGATTACGTCATTCCCTCTGGG ACTCCAATCAGCAGCTCTAGCTACATTCTCCACCGGGACGCTTCTATTTTCCCCGACCCGGAACGATTCGACCCCGAGAGATGGGTCAAGGCGGCACAGAATGGAGATAACTTGAAGAAGTACCTGACTTCATTCACGAGGGGGAGCAGAGCGTGTATCGGCATAAA CCTCGCGTACATGGAGTTATTCTTGACAGTTGCTCATCTAGTTCGTCGGTTTGACATGGAACTGTACGATACGGAGGCAGAAGATGTCCGAATTGTGCGAGATATGAATATGGGATATACGAGACGGGGTAATCTGAGAGTTTACGCCAAGTTGTCATTAGCGGAAGGGTAG
- the HET-E1_9 gene encoding Vegetative incompatibility protein HET-E-1, giving the protein MFLFPFPGLNQDFTLPQGAARAVSPIYFVLPIVLIFSFYYLRRSPPESGKLEPENERIDSSERTKKTPGDESFANLTPSEGVSPDEGNASNKTLPPAAEPGLQILHDSDAPKIDIVAVHGLGANPDYAWVWLPKNNPPNRRGYPDKPFNWLRELLPAKISKPCRVLAFNYDSRWFWDAPQQKLSSISDTLLDSLRNDREQNKAIDRPLIFIGHSFGGNVIEQAIVSASRHCSPHLSISASTIGVVFLGTPHRGSPAAAWGAIIASLMPSGLAPEDRLLKALEKHSDSLADRLRDFSGWLFSESVPVVCAFEQLVTDYSSRLPLLGTFVPSRTLVVDEDSACIDGHHKISLHTDHLKINKYYGADDPSFKLIYPEIQRMVEGTDEGLNRRRNPKPIPTDETSTSGGLQRCLQRMRVKNPEDVLSKIEAQKGQRVENTCEWILKREEFSAWAVGTNSHLLRLIGSPGIGKTMMATFLVRFLKCKIEKNPSETFIHFFCDDKDQERKTPTAILRSLVWQLLLQRNELFEHVQPDLEKYEESRTFDSLFNDVYALRRILKNMLLDERSDKVFVLIDALDECEASTRKDLLPRIQIISQLSPAGDSGKIKILLTCRPHINDIEDELQDVGTQLQMGSAEINHDLAKYIDDRVDELANRKHYPLSLKQKVIETLKRESGNTFLWVSLMIAELKTTLMHKVEEKLNRLPHGLDNTYSTILDRIPDQNRENAQFILRFMVAALRPLKKTELQAAYATWKTNSILSGEDMQLYSDILSVCSSILHTGSEDNATLNFCHQSVKDFLLDEHTANTWYHTSVDEANILIFKVCWMYLSADKFSQSRLNFCHWSLRIDFDQTNKLIDQRGRFSLHLFVEYSYYAWKQHAIRSHKALLRDWHNLAIDVTKAPALRDALLYWTAQQGYEDMINFLLDQGANVDVKNVLGATPLLNAAEKGHNTIAKLLLDHGASMEIEDTDKATPLLKAAQNGHEIIAKLLLDRGANIKATDKFDDGPLLTAVEHGRETVVKLLLDRGANIEARNTSEVTPLLNAARGGHESIVKLLLDRGANIEVKNKIGDTPLSIAAVRGHMGVVKLLEQYSRR; this is encoded by the exons ATGTTCTTATTTCCGTTCCCAGGCCTTAACCAAGACTTCACGCTACCCCAAGGTGCCGCTAGGGCCGTGTCTCCCATTTACTTCGTGCTTCCCATCGTACTCATATTCTCGTTCTATTATCTGCGTCGGTCGCCGCCCGAAAGCGGTAAACTCGAACCAGAAAATGAGAGAATTGACAGCTCAGAAAGAACTAAAAAAACTCCTGGCGACGAGAGTTTCGCGAATTTGACGCCATCAGAAGGCGTTTCGCCAGACGAAGGCAACGCATCAAACAAGACTCTTCCACCAGCAGCTGAGCCAGGGTTGCAAATATTGCACGACTCTGATGCGCCCAAAATTGA TATCGTGGCTGTTCATGGGCTCGGCGCGAATCCAGACTACGCCTGGGTCTGGCTGCCCAAGAACAACCCTCCTAACCGTCGCGGATACCCCGACAAACCTTTTAACTGGCTTCGAGAACTACTTCCAGCTAAGATATCCAAGCCATGTCGAGTTCTAGCCTTCAACTACGATTCGAGATGGTTCTGGGACGCCCCTCAACAGAAACTCTCGAGCATTTCGGACACCCTTCTAGATAGTCTCCGGAACGATCGCGAGCAGAACAAA GCTATTGACAGGCCCTTGATCTTTATCGGACATAGTTTTGGGGGCAATGTTATCGAACAA GCCATCGTATCCGCATCCAGACATTGCTCTCCGCATCTTTCAATCTCCGCATCGACTATCGGGGTGGTCTTTCTTGGCACGCCTCATCGAGGGAGCCCAGCCGCAGCATGGGGAGCAATAATTGCATCTCTTATGCCGTCCGGTTTGGCTCCTGAAGATAGGCTACTAAAGGCCTTGGAGAAGCATTCGGATTCCCTCGCGGACCGTCTACGCGACTTCTCTGGCTGGCTCTTTTCCGAATCGGTGCCAGTAGTTTGCGCCTTTGAACAGCTCGTGACAGACTACTCGTCCCGGTTACCTCTTCTGGGGACCTTTGTTCCCTCGAGAACATTG GTTGTTGACGAAGACAGCGCCTGCATTGACGGCCATCACAAAATATCGCTACACACCGACCACCTCAAGATTAACAAGTACTACGGTGCTGACGACCCTTCTTTCAAGTTGATCTACCCGGAGATACAACGTATGGTTGAAGGCACTGACGAGGGACTTAATCGCCGTCGAAACCCGAAGCCTATCCCAACGGACGAAACGTCAACATCCGGAGGACTCCAGAGATGCCTCCAACGGATGAGAGTTAAAAATCCAGAGGATGTCTTATCAAAGATTGAGGCCCAAAAGGGTCAACGAGTAGAGAACACTTGCGAGTGGATTCTAAAACGCGAGGAATTCTCTGCTTGGGCTGTTGGAACGAACTCACACCTTCTTCGCCTCATCGGCTCCCCAGGCATCGGAaagacgatgatggcaacaTTTCTCGTGAGATTCTTGAAGTGCAAGATTGAAAAAAATCCCTCAGAGACGTTTATCCACTTTTTCTGTGATGATAAGGATCAGGAGAGAAAGACACCAACCGCGATACTGCGAAGCCTCGTGTGGCAGCTTCTGCTACAAAGAAACGAATTATTTGAGCATGTCCAGCCAGATTTGGAGAAGTACGAAGAGAGCCGTACCTTTGACAGTTTATTTAATGATGTCTATGCTCTCCGGCGGATTCTGAAAAACATGCTTCTGGATGAGCGTTCAGACAAAGTATTCGTCCTCATTGATGCTCTCGACGAGTGTGAAGCTTCGACTCGTAAGGATTTACTCCCCCGGATCCAAATAATTTCTCAACTATCTCCCGCCGGGGATTCGGGCAAAATCAAGATCCTGCTTACCTGCAGGCCCCATATAAATGATATCGAGGATGAGCTACAGGATGTTGGAACTCAATTACAAATGGGCTCTGCCGAGATAAATCATGATCTGGCCAAATATATTGACGACCGAGTTGATGAGCTCGCAAATAGAAAGCACTACCCACTAAGCCTAAAGCAAAAGGTTATTGAAACCCTGAAACGAGAATCTGGAAATACCTTTCTCTGGGTATCTCTCATGATTGCAGAGCTGAAAACAACGCTCATGCATAAAGTGGAGGAGAAGTTGAATCGCCTTCCTCACGGGCTTGACAACACGTACTCTACCATTCTGGACAGAATTCCCGACCAAAACAGAGAGAATGCCCAGTTCATCTTGCGTTTCATGGTAGCGGCCTTGCGTCCTTTGAAGAAGACTGAGCTCCAAGCCGCATATGCAACTTGGAAGACGAATTCAATATTAAGTGGCGAGGATATGCAGCTTTATTCTGACATTCTCTCAGTTTGCAGCTCGATCCTCCATACAGGCAGTGAGGATAACGCAACTCTCAACTTCTGTCATCAGTCTGTGAAAGACTTCCTTCTCGATGAGCACACAGCCAATACGTGGTACCATACCAGCGTGGACGAGGCGAATATCCTTATTTTTAAGGTTTGCTGGATGTATTTGAGCGCAGACAAGTTTAGCCAGAGTCGTCTAAATTTTTGTCATTGGTCGTTGAGAATTGACTTTGACCAAACTAATAAACTAATAGACCAAAGAGGTAGATTTTCACTTCATTTATTCGTGGAATATTCATACTACGCATGGAAGCAACATGCGATAAGAAGTCATAAAGCCTTGCTTCGAGACTGGCACAACTTAGCCATCGATGTCACTAAAGCACCCGCATTAAGAGACGCTTTGTTATATTGGACAGCTCAACAAGGATACGAAGACATGATCAACTTTTTACTCGACCAGGGCGCTAATGTCGACGTGAAGAATGTATTGGGGGCCACGCCGCTGTTGAATGCCGCTGAGAAGGGGCATAACACTATCGCTAAACTATTACTCGACCACGGTGCTAGTATGGAGATTGAGGATACAGATAAGGCCACGCCGCTGTTAAAGGCTGCTCAAAATGGGCACGAAATTATAGCTAAACTGCTACTTGATCGCGGCGCTAATATTAAGGCTACGGATAAATTTGATGACGGGCCGCTGTTAACAGCCGTTGAGCATGGGCGCGAAACTGTAGTTAAACTCCTACTTGATCGCGGCGCTAATATTGAGGCTAGGAATACATCTGAGGTTACACCGCTATTAAACGCCGCTAGGGGGGGGCATGAATCTATAGTAAAGCTGCTACTTGACCGCGGGGCTAATATTGAGGTCAAGAATAAAATAGGCGACACGCCGCTATCAATAGCTGCGGTCAGAGGGCACATGGGTGTGGTTAAGCTGCTTGAGCAATATTCACGAAGATAG
- the GGT gene encoding Glutathione hydrolase proenzyme, giving the protein MAPAIELARYGFPVSKDLAIDFAPEGHRVRYGEIITRKQYVDTLKTIANQGPKAFYTGPIAEATIQALKGRNSSMEMEDLKNYSIGYGQQKGLSNPGFVALNEYTTNIISEKTSDWIRTKISDYQTFNDDYYDVDGTELLKTPGTSHIVTADTSGLSVSMTTTINLYFGSHVMVPETGVIMNNQMNDFDIPSERNRFGLDSNMANLIEGGKRPLSAISPIIAKTSNNELLFLIRCAGGIRITTANIQNAIHLLDGRITVLEALSEPRLHAQLGQARNVTIEGGYDNGVIGFLDSLGHGINRGSAQSSAQGLRRLPDGSFEAAAEPRQCNSGAYVV; this is encoded by the exons ATGGCTCCTGCTATCGAGCTTGCCCGATATGGCTTTCCCGTCAGCAAAGACTTG GCTATAGACTTTGCTCCGGAAGGGCATCGTGTGAGATACGGCGAGATAATAACTCGAAAGCAATACGTGGATACACTAAAAACTATTGCGAATCAAGGCCCCAAAGCCTTTTATACTGGACCTATCGCTGAAGCGACTATCCAGGCTTTGAAAGGACGTAATAGCTCTATGGAAATGGAAGACCTCAAAAACTATTCTATT GGATACGGCCAGCAGAAAGGGCTTAGCAACCCTGGATTCGTGGCTCTTAACGAGTACACTACAAACATAATATCAGAAAAGACTAGTGACTGGATACGCACAAAGATCTCCGACTATCAAACATTTAACGACGACTATTATGATGTTGATGGTACAGAGTTACTAAAGACACCTGGGACATCACATATTGTAACAGCGGATACCAGTGGCCTGTCTGTATCTATGACAACCACGATTAACTTGTATTTTGGCTCTCATGTCATGGTTCCAGAGACTGGTGTTATTATGAATAACCAGATGAACGACTTTGACATTCCTAGCGAGCGGAATAGATTTGGCCTTGACTCTAACATGGCCAACCTTATTGAAGGTGGGAAACGACCATTATCAGCCATCTCGCCGATTATCGCCAAGACGAGTAATAATGAGTTGCTCTTCTTGATTAGGTGCGCTGGAGGAATCCGGATTACCACGGCTAATATACAGAATGCTATCCACTTGTTGGATGGCAGGATAACTGTTTTGGAGGCATTGAGCGAACCAAGACTCCATGCTCAACTGGGGCAGGCAAGGAACGTGACGATTGAGGGGGGGTATGATAATGGCGTAATTGGCTTCTTGGACTCATTGGGCCATGGTATTAACAGAGGATCAGCGCAGTCCTCGGCGCAGGGCTTGCGGCGATTACCAGACGGGTCGTTTGAGGCTGCTGCGGAGCCGAGACAGTGCAACTCTGGTGCATATGTTGTGTGA